In Nerophis ophidion isolate RoL-2023_Sa linkage group LG03, RoL_Noph_v1.0, whole genome shotgun sequence, the following are encoded in one genomic region:
- the arg2 gene encoding arginase-2, mitochondrial, with translation MALSGHLSRLIRTRALCGGQPSRAQSVAVLGAPFSRGQKRRGVEHGPKVIREAGLMERLSGLDYAVHDFGDLTFQHLETDEPYMNVKFPRTVGAANKKLSGAVSRAVGSGHTLVMLGGDHSLGVGSVGGHAQQCPDLCVIWVDAHADINTPVTSPSGNLHGQPVAFMLKELQDKVPRLPGFSWLKPFLSCRDLVYIGLRDVDPGEYHIMKDLGIQYFTMRDIDRLGIQRVTEVALDHVLARKQRPIHLSFDIDAFDPSLAPATGTRVNGGLTYREGIYITEEVHNTGLLSVIDLVEVNPVLVSSQEAVEATASLAVDVIASSLGQTREGAHVVIDEIPSAKEDDTEQLCL, from the exons ATGGCTCTCAGCGGACATCTCAGCCGCCTCATCCGGACACGGGCGCTCTGCGGCGGGCAGCCCAGCCGAGCTCAGTCGGTGGCGGTGCTGGGGGCTCCTTTCTCGCGGGGCCAG AAAAGGAGAGGAGTGGAACACGGACCCAAAGTCATCCGGGAGGCGGGGCTCATGGAGAGGCTGTCCGGGCTAG ATTACGCCGTACACGACTTTGGCGACCTGACTTTCCAACACCTGGAGACGGACGAGCCCTACATGAACGTCAAGTTCCCTCGCACGGTGGGCGCCGCCAACAAGAAGCTGTCGGGCGCCGTGAGCCGAGCGGTGGGCTCGGGCCACACCCTGGTCATGCTGGGGGGCGACCACAG CCTCGGTGTGGGCTCCGTGGGAGGCCACGCCCAGCAGTGCCCTGACCTGTGCGTCATATGGGTGGACGCCCACGCCGACATCAATACGCCCGTCACCTCGCCATCGGGGAACCTGCACGGACAACCGGTGGCCTTCATGCTCAAAGAGCTGCAAGACAAG GTGCCCCGTCTACCTGGATTCTCCTGGCTGAAGCCATTCCTCTCCTGCAGGGACCTGGTCTACATCGGGCTGCGGGATGTGGACCCTGGAGAGTA CCACATTATGAAGGATTTGGGGATCCAATACTTCACCATGAGGGACATTGACAGACTTGGCATCCAGAGGGTCACGGAAGTCGCTCTGGACCACGTGCTGGCGAG AAAACAGAGACCAATTCACCTGAGCTTCGACATCGATGCCTTCGACCCGTCTCTGGCTCCCGCCACGGGGACGCGGGTGAACGGAGGACTGACCTACAGGGAGGGCATCTACATCACAGAGGAAGTTCACAACACAG GTCTGCTGTCAGTCATAGATCTGGTGGAAGTGAACCCCGTCCTGGTGTCCTCGCAGGAAGCCGTGGAGGCCACCGCCTCCCTGGCCGTGGACGTCATCGCATCATCTCTGGGACAGACGAGAGAAGGCGCTCACGTGGTCATAGACGAGATCCCTTCGGCGAAGGAGGACGACACGGAGCAGCTCTGCCTCTGA